A DNA window from Candidatus Hydrogenedentota bacterium contains the following coding sequences:
- a CDS encoding acyl-CoA dehydrogenase family protein — protein sequence MDFSLNEDQKLLREQIIRFAQNELNENITERDREQIFPHDLWLKCGEMGLQGLPVSGDYGGSELDPLSVAVALEAFGYGCRDGGLVFSVCAHLLACVIPISRHATPEMKEKILPGLCDGSLIAVNGMTEVTSGSDAFNMATRAVKDGDGYRITGVKIFSSNGPVADVAVVYAVTDETKGAHGGITGFVVEKGTPGFTPSQKFEKMGLRTAMLGELVFDNVYVGPENILGTAGGGPVVFSESMEWERVCIAACHLGTMQHLMEKSIDYARTRTAQGKLIGKHQAIAHKIADMKIRLESARLLVYQAAMRVGKARDNAMNASMVKVYVSECLQKTALDTVQIFGGHGFLTEHEVERTLRDSIGGTLYSGTNEVQRNIIASWLGL from the coding sequence ATGGATTTCTCCCTGAACGAAGACCAGAAACTGCTCCGCGAGCAGATCATCCGCTTCGCCCAGAATGAATTGAACGAGAACATCACCGAGCGCGATCGGGAGCAGATCTTCCCCCACGATCTCTGGCTGAAGTGCGGCGAGATGGGCCTCCAGGGCTTGCCGGTGTCGGGCGATTACGGCGGCAGCGAACTGGATCCTCTAAGCGTGGCCGTGGCGCTGGAAGCCTTCGGCTATGGCTGCCGCGACGGCGGTCTCGTCTTCTCCGTCTGCGCCCATCTTCTCGCCTGCGTCATCCCCATCTCGCGCCACGCCACCCCGGAGATGAAGGAAAAGATCCTGCCCGGCCTGTGCGACGGCAGCCTTATCGCCGTAAACGGCATGACCGAAGTGACCTCCGGCTCAGACGCCTTCAACATGGCCACGCGCGCCGTGAAGGACGGTGATGGCTATCGAATCACCGGCGTGAAGATCTTCAGCTCCAACGGCCCCGTGGCCGATGTGGCCGTGGTCTATGCCGTGACCGACGAGACCAAGGGCGCCCACGGCGGCATTACAGGTTTCGTCGTCGAGAAGGGCACACCCGGCTTCACCCCCAGCCAGAAGTTCGAGAAAATGGGCCTGCGCACCGCCATGCTCGGCGAACTCGTCTTCGACAACGTCTACGTGGGCCCGGAGAACATTCTCGGCACTGCCGGCGGCGGCCCCGTCGTCTTCAGCGAATCCATGGAATGGGAGCGCGTCTGCATCGCCGCATGCCACCTCGGCACCATGCAGCACCTGATGGAAAAGTCCATCGACTACGCCCGCACCCGCACGGCCCAGGGCAAGCTCATCGGAAAGCACCAGGCCATCGCCCACAAAATTGCCGACATGAAAATCCGTCTGGAATCCGCCCGCCTGCTGGTCTACCAGGCCGCCATGCGCGTGGGCAAGGCCCGCGACAACGCCATGAACGCCTCCATGGTGAAGGTCTACGTGAGCGAGTGCCTCCAGAAGACCGCGCTGGACACCGTCCAGATCTTCGGTGGTCACGGCTTCCTCACCGAGCACGAAGTCGAGCGGACCCTCCGCGATTCCATCGGCGGAACCCTCTACTCCGGCACCAATGAAGTGCAGCGCAACATCATCGCGAGCTGGCTGGGGTTGTAG